Part of the Lycium ferocissimum isolate CSIRO_LF1 chromosome 6, AGI_CSIRO_Lferr_CH_V1, whole genome shotgun sequence genome, actcatttctttTTTATGCCAACAACATGGGATCAAACCTTGGTGGGAGCATTGAATGAGATATATTATACCTTGgttgaacctctcgtattggatggataattttttgatataatatttttatttcaaaacacttaaatcaaaattctataaaatatgacacttagatctaaagatgacaagtttgaaagcaaacaaaacttacttaaaatatttacaaccccaaaaacgacgatccaaacgttggATGATACTACGTAATGAGCCGACGTTATTatacgcaaaaaaatatattaagttctatttaaaatattgatatttcgagGTGTTGAAACATAACTAATGCTTTTCGCccaaagtatttaaaaaaaaacgtgatttttgatagtttgaaaaaaagaagaaaaaaatacccCTTTTTCACTCGCGATCGTGGAAAAAGGACCAAATTAAAAAGTTACGTTTGGTCCTTTCGAGCCACCCATTCTACATGCTCAAGtctagtttgatttttttttttttattgggttagtttgattccaatttttttttttttttattagaaaaGTGCGGGGCTCAAAAATGAGGGAAATAGTTGGtgatcttaaaaataaaaagaaagagctGAAAAGAAAGGGATAGAATTGAAAAAGAATGAGAGAGAGTTGAAAATGGAAAAAGGGAAGtttgaaaagagagagagagttgaaAAATAAGGGGAGGAGTTAAGATGAGAGAGAATTGGGCGGCTGAAGAAAAAGTGATGGGAGAAAATGTCAAAAGCATGTGGGGCCCCATagaaaagatagaaagaaagaaaaatgtgatTTCTTCTGTGTGTGCAAAAGTGTAAAAAATTATGGAGTAGCTAAAACTGGCTTTTTCACAAGGTGAATTTAAATATCTCTGCATTAACGATGTTTGAGATAAAATCTCCCGGCTTTCCATACggattttattaaaatataactaatatacatataaacaaATGTAAATATTAATATGCAATTAAgaaaatgtaaataaaaatgtggTTGACACTTGAATGCACTGTGTTGTAAAGAATCAATTAAAGAATGCACTGTGTTGTAAAGATTCAATTAAAATTGGAGTGTTGTGCTCTGAGGAAAAAATGACTATTTACTGAAATAAAATTGCAGAGTTGTGTTGTGTATGTGCGGATGACTTTGAAAAATTAATGATTATTGAAATTAACTCATATGACaataaattgattaaaaaaatccTAATATTTGCAGAAATAAAGATAATTATCAATAAATTGtgttaaatttggaaaaatatgtaAAAAGCTGTATTTTGTGCTATTTAACGATTGAGATCACTGAGACGTTACTTTCAAGCACGATgagccaaaattgggtgtcaacaaagGTCTTCTAAACCAGGAGCCAGATCAAGCACCGATTTAACACATAGCATAGTGGAAATACCATGCTTCATCAGCATTAACTTGACCATATCTTCAGGCGTCCTGTCTTTCTTTTCCCAAACACAATATTGGGTGTTTTAGGTGCAGAAGAACAGGGTTGACTCATCTCATCTTCAGCACACAATTTGATGTCATTTGTTATTGGTTTCATACGGATGACGGTCCTTTATCGAGGAAGACTTGCATATCTCGCTCTAGTGACATTGCTTCAAAGACTAAAAAGAGAATATTTTAATTCACATCACTGAGAGAGATCAAGTATCCACTTAGCACTTAGCAGTAGATACCACTTAGTGCACTTGTAGTTCAAATCTTCAACTTGGTACACACATTCAAATTCATGGGAGAGTGTCTTGCTAATTTTGCTCACACAAAGAGTATATCATCTCTTCATGTTACTACTTGACATACTCCCACATTTTAAGGCTTTGAGTGAGAGAGAGTTGTCCATTCTTTCAACTATACGCTCAGAGTAGTCACCATGTACCAACCACTGTTGACTGCCCCTCTCTCACTCCAGCCTTTACACACGATCACTTGTTGGACTTAGGAACCCAAACCAGCTTGGGTCCCAAGTAATGATAGAATGGGTGAACTAGATATCTGTTCGCCCATGCAGGTAACACACTCTTCTTCTTACGGGGACCAGGTCCCTGTTTTCTTGGTTTGTTTTTAACATCCTCTCTGTTTCTCTGTACAGACTGAGCTTTTACTTTACTCAAGTTCTCATAATGACCAGCATGATCATAATGAGTGCAATGCCTGTTTTCAGTCACAAAGACACATTTTCCATGTATATCGAAGGGATTTTGACCACCCCAGCAGCAACACTCTGTTCTCCATCATTACCAGTACACCTAGTAACAGCTTTATTAGAGGGCAGAGTCCAATGAAGTGACTTCTCAAGTTCAGTTCTGACTCATTTCAGCTCTTCTTGAAGTAGTCTATTCTTTTCTACTTCAGCAGTGAGATTCATCTTGGCCTTTTCAAGTTCACCTTCAATCTCAAGATGAATCTTACTGGCCTCTTGTTTTCTCCTAGAAGGAGTGTTCATCCATTTGTTCATTTGGCTATTTAACAGAGCATTATCTCTAGATATTTCCTCAACTTGTTCCCTTAGATCCACTATAGTGACTGCCATATCATCTCTAGCTTGTTCTAAAACATCAACTTCCTCATTTAGAGTGTTTTTCTCATTTACAAAGCTATGATAGGCATCAATCAGCATATTTACAACAAATATTAACTTCTTTTGAGAGTGGTTTTTGATTtctgcgaatatcaagaagatTTACCTCTTTGTCATCCTCGTCTTCAGATTTTGCCACAAGTGCAAGGATGGAGTCATATCCTGAAGCTTCATTATCAGTATCCATCAAGGATATCTCCCCTGCATCCTCACCATTTTTTAGATTCATCGAGGTCTTCCCAAACAGCCAAATCTCGCTCTACCAAAGTGTCAGCATCAATTTTTTAGTTGAGCTTGTTGTCAGGGACCTGGTTCTGCTCTTCTACATTTTCAGTATCATCATGATATTCCTGGTAGTGAAAGGAATATGTTTTCACAACTCGTCCAGGTTTCCCATAATCTTGATAgcaaatattttctttgacaCTTCTGCTACTACTTCTTATCTTTGACAACCTTTTAGTGATGATAGCTATTACAAACTCATAACCGTCTGAGTTACTTGTATCATTTTTCTTGagtactttcttctttttctcttttacttGCTTCTTCTTTTCCACATCTTTTATTTTGAGCTTGTAGATCTTGAGGTTATTGACTATCGCTGCCAAATTCTTAGATTCAGAGATGGTGAATACTTTCATTTCCCAGGATGTTGGCAGTGCCCACAACAGTTTATGGATTAGGAGCTTCTCTTCAAAGTCTTCACCAAGAGAACAAAGCTCATCAATGATGGAGGTGAATCTAGTATACATATCATGAATAGACTCATAATCCTTCATCTTGAAGAACTCATACTTTGTAGTAAGCATTTGTCAAGCATCCCAAATCTCTCTTGGTGACTTGTAGAGAGAGTTGAGGTTGTAGTCTTCAAAGTCATTTTTAGTATAGAGGCTCTATTGTCTTGACTTGACtttacctttttcttcgttTGGTGGAGTAGCCATAAGAGATCCTTTATAGGTATTACTCTTTTAGAAAGCACCTGCTCTTCTACCAATTGATAGAACCTATGAGTCCACCAAAACAGTCTAAGGGACCTGGTCCCTGAACTGTTTTCACAAATAAAGACAGAAAGTAAATAAGGCAggatatttacgtggaaaactccttgctcaagggattaaaaaccacgacctaccccagtaggatttccaacttcactaaactgagcaaTGTTTCAGATTACAAGcttttgcaacctaggaattagaCCACTAATCCCTccccttacaataactctattgcaagcacactcttgactaactctagtcaAGCACCAAACTGATTCAACTAACTCTAGTGAACCAACACCActatgactaactctagccaagtgtttacaacaaaagcttgataaaaacaaaatacCTACAAAACCCTTGAAGAAGTGTAGGTTTACAATGTAGAGATCACAAATACAAAGACTAGACAACTCTAGGACTCAAAACATCTTTTGTTGTTGAGATCTGGTCCTTGAACTTATCTTAGCTTTGTTCTTGAAAGCACCAAGAGAACTAAGGCGGCTGCACTTGTATAGATCTGGATTTCTAGGTTTTCAAGTGATAGGTTAAACAATGCCAACATGTTGTTTAAATAGGAACTCAAATGAGAGCATGTGAGGATCATGTGAGAGGCATGTGACCTGGATAGAGACGTTACACTGGTCTTTTGCTTTTAGCATGCTTGCAGCTGTGCTGCTGTGGTACTGCCTGTCGGAACAGTATCACGCCCAGGGGACCTGATCAAGGACCTGGTCCTTGGcaggtttgtcaaatcatcaaaactatgaAATGTCATAAGTACTTGTATTTGGTATTTTATTGTTGATGAAAGTGAAGCTACTGCTTCTCCAACACAAATTGTGTTTCCCAAAACAAGACTAGCTTGATGCCGGAAAAGGTAAAATATGTCCGcaataaaatgatttaaattttCCCTCCTTCCACCGATTGGACCACAATTgacctttttaaaattttgggttaaaaataccCCTCCTTCGACCTATCCATCTTGAAATCCAAAAATagataacaaaaaaaaagatccaaaataaatatggaaaaatcaaaaggaaataacaaaaaaagaaaagaaagcaaagatgacttatatacCTTTCTTTGAGATAAGTTGTATTGGCAAAGTTAATTGGAGCTTCAATGcttaaaatgaggaaaaaaggAACACTCAAAAGCTTAGTGATCTAAATTTCTATAATTCTTTTACCGGGTATATTTCCTAACACAAATTTTTTGGCCTTGTAATTTGCAGCAGCAccttgaatattgatattccaaCCTGATACAGAAAACGAAAATGTCAAAAACCATGAACAAAAGGTAGATTTaggatttgaaatttatggatTCAGATGCCATTGAACCTACTAACCAGTTGACTTGCTTGGTTCAAAACTTAAAATTTGTTCATATTTAGttgattttttaatacaaatatataatctAAGCTAAAGCTACTAAGTTCGGCTAAACTCGTCAGCCGTGcgatattattttgttttttttttttaaaaaaaaaaaaaaaaggaaaaaagtttgGAACTGTGAGTCTTTCCCCTCTAATCGTAGGCAAAGCAAcccatttaatttaatttaggaCAGTGAAGTTGTTATTAATGCAAAAGGAGACAAGAACGAGACGGCAAAGACAGAAAATCCACACCAAAAAGCTGATTATTTTTTCTATTcattttttaagtaaaatataATTCGTCTTTCTATTTTATCAGCCGGCTATGTATTAAGATATTGTAATAGATAATCCaccatatataaattaattgcGAGGTCTCTTTCTTTCTATAAGAAAGTTGACGGACTTCTCTTCTATATATTTGATGTGTACATAATCCCAGTTGAATCAACGGTCGAGTCGAGTGAACAATAAAATAAGGTAAATACTTATTCGCATCGAGTAAAAACGCATATTACTTAACCATGGCTAAGTGTTAAAGAGTGTATATGCAAGACATATATCTTACATTCATTGCCTTGATGTAAACACCCgcagaattttttttaacatattttaCTATGTTTAGTCTTTGGAAAACAAATTTGTTAGCTTAGAAAATAAGCGTTGGGGTCCAGTTTATGCACTAAATCATGTTATGTTACCATGACTAAGTGATAAATTGTCGAATAAGGATACATAGTATAAATTAAGTGATAGTAAATTGTATGTAAATGACACATATAATCGActatccttttttattttatttttatctatttttcTGTTTGGTGAATCTTGGTGCTATATAATGGAGTACTAACTTGGCAACTACACAAATACAGTTTCCAAATCCCCATGAAACATTCTATTTCCAGTGCATAGTAACAGCATGGAGAAGCACATTTTCTTACTGATTCTTATCTTTCAAGTTCAATTTTCTACATCAGTTGCTTCCTCAAATTAAACAGACCAAGAAGCTCTACTAGCTTTCCGAAATCTTGTTACAAGTCCCTCTCCTTTTCTAGCCAATAATTGGACCAACAGTAATTTTTGCTCTTGGTTTGGTGTCACTTTCAGTACAAAAAGACAAAGGGTTGTTGCCTTGACTCTTCTTAATTTGCATCTTCAAGGCACAATTTCCCCCTCTTTAGCCAATTTGTCCTTAGCAAAGAGTTGTGGCCTTGACTCTTCCTAATTTGCAACTTCAAGGCACAATTTCGCCCTCTTTAGCCAATTTGTCCTTTCTCAGAGAGCTCAATCTTCGGAACAACTTCTTTAATGGAAGCATCCCTTATGGCCTTGGCAACTTGCCCCGCTTGCGAGTGATTGATATTCAACACAATGAGCTCGAAGGAAGTATCCCGACAAGTCTATTTCAAAACCGGAGAGTTCAAAAAGTTTCATTGGCTTTCAATAAACTCAGTGGTGAAATGTGGAAAGGTGCATGGTATGTACTCGAACTCAGAGTCTTGGATCTCTCAAACAATAATCTCACAGGTATAATCCCTTCTTCTATTGGAAATGCCACAAAATTGATGAAGCTCGATTTGTCTGATAATAGAATCAATGGCAACATTCCAAAAGAGATAGGTAATCTAAGCCAACTTACAGAGTTGTTCTTGCATGATAATCAATTAACGTGTTCCACTCCCCGCAACATTGTTTAATATCTCGTTGCTACTTGTCTTATCCGGGAAACCAATTGCCTCTCTCTCGGTCCTCTCTTGCTTCGATGAAGGAGATTTTGTCAAATCTAGTGAGtatctatatacataaaaatcaaatatacgAGTCACATTCCTTCCAATATTTGCCAACTCACAGAGCTCAAAAGTCTTTCAATAGGTTTCAATAACATAACTGGAGAAATACCCCGAAATATTGGTTGTTTAGCGAAGCTCGAGGAGTTCTATATTACAGATAATTCCATAAGTGGAACTATTCCTGTTTCGTTGGGCAATATTTCCTCTCTACAAGTGCTTAGTTGTTCAATAAACCAAATAGAGGGCGATATTCCTCTACAATTAGGGAAGTTATCAAGTTTGAGACAGTTAGATTTTGAGGATACTCATGATCTTATCGGTCAAATTCCAATAGATATTTTCAATATATCTACTTTGGAATTCATTTCTTTCAATTCCAATAAACTCTCAGGGAGAATTCCGGCCACTGCTGGTCTTCATCTTCCGAACCTTCGAGGACTTTACTTGGCTGACAATCAACTCGAAGGGGATATTCCTCCGTACATCACAAATGCTTCCAAGCTTGAGACATTGGTTCTAGCTCATAACTTTTCACTGGACATATTCCTACAAATATGGGAAATCTTCGTGAGCTGCATTATTTGTATCTAGATATTAATCAACTAACCAATGAACCTAATAAGAGTGAGCTGTCATTCTTGAACTCTTTGGTAGAGTGTAGGATGCTCCGATATCTAGATGTGGGTGCCAACCCCTTGAATGGTGTTCTACCTGATGCTATTGGGAATCTTTCAACTCTTATCGAAATATTTGATATAGGGGATGCACACATCAATGGCCTCATACCCAGAGGTATAGGCAATTTGAGCGCTCTAACGACCCTATACTTGGGAAACAACAACTTGATGGGAAGTATTCCTTCCGAGGTCAGTAAACTTAAACAACTTCAAGGTCTAAATCTAACTCATAATAAATTAGATAGGCATATTCCACAAGAAATATGCCATTTATCTAATTTGGTTACATTAGCTCTGGATGACAATGAGCTCTTCTACGGGATGTATTCAGATACATAGGAAATCTTAGCATGCTAAAACTCTTCAAACTTAGTTCTAACAAGTTATCATCAAAGCTACCGTGAGCCTTTGGAAAATGAGGTCTTCTCTCCCATCTAAACATGTCACAAAAATTCGAGGGAGAAGTTCCACCAGATGTTGGGGGATTGAAGGCCATTGTAGAACTAGATCTTTCAAGTAACCACTTTTCGGGCAAGATACCAAGAAAATGTGGGGACCTCGAAAACATGAAGACTCTTAACCTGTCGAACAATTAATTTTCAGGTCAAATTCCACTATCTTTTGCCGACTTGATAAGCTTGGAAATCTTGGATTTGTCTGTTAATGCCTTGTCGGGTATTATTCCTAAGTCATTGGAAAAACTCTTATACCTTAAAAGCATCAATTTTTCATTTAATGATTTAGAAGGTGAAATACCCCGTGGTGGTGTGTTTGCAAATTTCACTCCACAATCTTTCCTAGGAAATAGAGGTCTATGTGGAATGCACATATTGGAGGTGCCTGCTTGCCCTATCACAAATTCTAGACAACAATCAAAGTCTAAAGAGCTTGTGCTAAAAGTCGTTACTCCAGTAGTTATTTCATCatttgtgatattcttgttggttttAATCTGGAAAGTAAAACgacaaaagaaaggaaagtctAAAGAAGCAGAAAATGTACCAGAGATCAGGACTTATCAATTGGTTTCGTATCACGAGATTCAAAGAGCAACAGATAATTTTGATGGATCAAATTTAATTGGTGTGGGAGGTTCTGGTTCTGTGTACAAAGGAACGTTATCTAGTGGAATTGTGGTTGCAATAAAGGTTCTGGACTTGCAAAGTGAGGACGTATGCAAAAGGTTTGATAGAGAATGTGAAGTGATGAGAAATGTTCGACACAAAAATCTTGTCACGGTAATCACAACTTGCTCTAGCGAACACATAAGAGCCTTTGTTCTTGAGTATATGCCCAATGGAAGTCTTGAGAATTGGTTGTACGGAGAAGATTGTCACTTGAACCTTCTTCAAAGAGTCACCATAATGCTTGATGTGGCTTTGGCAATTGAATATCTACATCATGGTCATGCCACCTTGACAGTCCATGCGACCTAAAGCCAGCTAACGTtcttttggatgaaaatatggTAGCACATGTTTGTGATTTCGGCATCTCTAAAATTTTAGCTGTAAGCAAGTCCATGGCCCATACTGAGACATTGGGCACTCTTGGTTACATTGCACCTGGTATGTATACTagtttcattcttttttcaCTTATCATAAACCATTTCTCTTATTATAATCAAGCCATTCTAAATTCGAGAACATATAAATTAAGTCTTTGTTTGTATTGAATCATTATATATCTCGTATGAataatcttctttttattttcattcttcaaaGAATATGGCTCAGAGGGAATAGTGTCCACAAGTGGCGATGTTTATAGTTTTGGCATTATGCTAAT contains:
- the LOC132061503 gene encoding receptor kinase-like protein Xa21 translates to MGNLRELHYLYLDINQLTNEPNKSELSFLNSLVECRMLRYLDVGANPLNGVLPDAIGNLSTLIEIFDIGDAHINGLIPRGIGNLSALTTLYLGNNNLMGSIPSEVSKLKQLQGLNLTHNKLDRHIPQEICHLSNLVTLALDDNELFYGMYSDT